TATTTACCTCTTCAGGCATTTTCATGTTAAAACTTCTAAGTCCTGCTTCTACATGAGCTAATTTTATATGAAGTTTACTTGCCACAATTGCTCCTGCAAGAGTTGAGTTTGTATCACCATAAACCATTATCCAATCTGGTTTCTCTTTTAGTGTAACTTCTTCAATTTTTTCTATCATTTGCCCTGTCATTGCGCCATGAGATTTTCCACCTATTCCTAAATAATAATCTGGCTTTGGAATTTTCATCTCTTCAAAAAATATATCACTCATATTTGCATCATAATGCTGACCTGTGTGAACGATAATTTCAGTGATTAGTGATTTGTGATTAGTAAGTTGCTCATTATATTCTTTTATTGCTCTACTCACTGCTCCTGCTTTTATAAATTGTGGCCTTGCTCCAAGTATTGTTAGGATTTTCATTTGTTTATTTTCTTGTAAATCTCTTTAAAAAAATTCCATAGGCTAATTTCGCTTCCATATTGTTTATGAGGCTTTTCAGGTCTTTGTAAGTAATCTTTTAAATCATCTTTAGTCCAATTCATTTTCTTTAGAAAATATTCAATATCATCTTTTAACTCTTGTTCTGTTGGATATGGAATTTCTTGAAGCGTTTTAATTGCATCTTCTTTTTTCATTTGATTGGTTAAAATAAGTGTTGATAAATGGTTTTTTCTTTTATCAACTCCAAATTTTACTGGCAAAATGAACCCTTGATAAAATCGGGTAAATACGGATTCATAATGTTTATATGGATACGGTTTATAATTAAATTGTTTTTGTAATGCTTCTAATGCTTCAAATTTATTGTAGCTTGGTAAGTAATCCAAAAAAGAAATCCACTTTATACCTTTAACAAATTCATAATAAATCTTATCTAATGTACCTATAGCGGGAAATGTTTTTATCTTAATTCTTTTAAGTTTTGCCAAATTTTTTATATTTTTCTTATCCCACTTAAACCAATTCCAGTTGCGGGGTAATATCATACCTTCTGTTGATGAATTTGTTCCAGCTAATATATATTTTAATCCATATTTATTTGCCTGTTGATAACAAACTGCAAGCATTGCATTATCATATAGTAATTCTATGTCTATAACATCTGCATCAAAAAAGGCTTGCATTAATTGCCTATATTCATCCCAATCAATAACATGAGTATATAGATCCACACCTAAGTTTTCTACAAGGTTTTTTATATTATTTGCTGCAAGCTCACTATCCCAACCATTATCCATATGAACAGCAAGGGGTCTCAGCCCTAATTCTTTTACTTTCACTAAAGTATAGGAACTATCTACACCTCCGCTTAGTCCGACTATGCAGTCATAAGGTTTATTTCTGCCGTCTTTTTTAACTTTATTTACGAGCTCTTCTAAACTCAAATTTATTTTTTTAGGAGGATTATCTAAAATTTTTAAAAATTCGTCACAATAATTACATCCTGTTTCGGTAAAAACAATACCTTCTGCTGTTTCATCCATAAGACACCTTTTGCATCTTTTAGGTTTTTCGTTAATTTCAACTAATTTTTCTCTTAATAAATCTATAAATTCCTGCATTAATTCTCTCCTAATACTTTTTTAAGTTCTTCATATCTTGGGTATGATATCACTACTGCTCTGTGAGGCATATGGAATACAAACATGCTTCCAGCTGCGCAAGCACTTGCTCCTGCATCTTTTGCCATCTTAAAATCCTTTAAATTTCTTGCTCCGCCACATGCTATTAAGGGGATAGAAAGATTTGACGAGATTTCTTTTATCATTTCTATGTTATATCCATTAAAAGTTCCATCTCTATCAATATCATTGAGTATTATTTCTCCAGCTCCTAAATCTTCCATGATTGAAGCTATATCTTCCGGCTTATAACTGGTTTTTTTTGTTCCACTTTTTATAAAAACTTTATAGCCATTGAAAAAAGTTTTTTTGTAATCTAAAGAAAAAACTACACTTTGAGAGCCAAAGTTTTTAACCAGTTCTTTTATTAATTGAAAATTTAAAATTGCATGCGTATTTAATATTACTTTTTCTATTCCTATTTTGAATAGATTTTCAGCGTCTTTAACAGATTTTATCCCTCCTCCATATCCAATAGGCATAAAAGCTTCACTAACCACCTCTTTTAAATAATCAAAATCTATTGATTTATTAGCTTTACTTGCTTCTATATCAAATATTATTAGTTCATCAACCTCTTTTTCGTTGAAAATCCTTACTGTATTAATTGGATCCCCTACATATTTATGATTTTTAAACTTTATTCCTTTATATAATCCTCTATTTTTCATTAATAAAACAGGAATTATTCTGGTTTTTATCATTTCTAATATTTCTCCACAAAATTTTTTAACAATTGCATTCCAAACCTATGAGACTTTTCAGGATGAAACTGAACACCAATAATATTATCATTCTCAAAACTTGATACAAAATCTATTCCGTAATTAGTGATTGTTAAAATGTCATTTTTATTATAGCAATCCACATAATAGCTATGTACAAAATAAAACCTACTTTCCTGATTTTCCATATTTTCGAACAATTTTGACTTTTTTGTAATCTTTACCGTATTCCATCCCATATGTGGTACCTTTAACTTATTATCTTCAAATTTAAATTTCTTAGTATAAGCATCAATAAAACCAAAACCTTTCAACTCACCCTCTTCGCTTCCCTTTGTTAGAAGTTGCATACCAAGACAAATCCCCATAATAGGAACTTTTTCAAGCAAAACTTTTTCTTTTATCAAATCCCATAAACCTAAATCTTTTAAATTTTTTACTGCATTATCAAAAGCTCCAACACCAGGAAGGATTAATTTCTTTGCATGTTTTACTTCATCTCTATTAGAAGTAATTATGCTTTTTCCGCCTACTTTTTTTATCATATTAGCAACAGAGCCTACATTTCCCATTCCGCAGTTTATTATTGTTATCATCTAAAACCTTTCCAAAAACTCAGCAAATTTCTCATGATTATCGTTTGAGTTAAAGTTTTTTATATAAATATCTCTCGATTTTTCTCTCATTTTTTTGTAATTTTCAATACTTTTCTTTAAGTTTATAGCTTTTGTTAAAATATTTTCAAACTCTCCAAAATCTGG
This portion of the Hippea jasoniae genome encodes:
- a CDS encoding N-acetyl sugar amidotransferase, with the protein product MQEFIDLLREKLVEINEKPKRCKRCLMDETAEGIVFTETGCNYCDEFLKILDNPPKKINLSLEELVNKVKKDGRNKPYDCIVGLSGGVDSSYTLVKVKELGLRPLAVHMDNGWDSELAANNIKNLVENLGVDLYTHVIDWDEYRQLMQAFFDADVIDIELLYDNAMLAVCYQQANKYGLKYILAGTNSSTEGMILPRNWNWFKWDKKNIKNLAKLKRIKIKTFPAIGTLDKIYYEFVKGIKWISFLDYLPSYNKFEALEALQKQFNYKPYPYKHYESVFTRFYQGFILPVKFGVDKRKNHLSTLILTNQMKKEDAIKTLQEIPYPTEQELKDDIEYFLKKMNWTKDDLKDYLQRPEKPHKQYGSEISLWNFFKEIYKKINK
- a CDS encoding AglZ/HisF2 family acetamidino modification protein, coding for MIKTRIIPVLLMKNRGLYKGIKFKNHKYVGDPINTVRIFNEKEVDELIIFDIEASKANKSIDFDYLKEVVSEAFMPIGYGGGIKSVKDAENLFKIGIEKVILNTHAILNFQLIKELVKNFGSQSVVFSLDYKKTFFNGYKVFIKSGTKKTSYKPEDIASIMEDLGAGEIILNDIDRDGTFNGYNIEMIKEISSNLSIPLIACGGARNLKDFKMAKDAGASACAAGSMFVFHMPHRAVVISYPRYEELKKVLGEN
- the hisH gene encoding imidazole glycerol phosphate synthase subunit HisH, which gives rise to MITIINCGMGNVGSVANMIKKVGGKSIITSNRDEVKHAKKLILPGVGAFDNAVKNLKDLGLWDLIKEKVLLEKVPIMGICLGMQLLTKGSEEGELKGFGFIDAYTKKFKFEDNKLKVPHMGWNTVKITKKSKLFENMENQESRFYFVHSYYVDCYNKNDILTITNYGIDFVSSFENDNIIGVQFHPEKSHRFGMQLLKNFVEKY